TTACGTGCAGGAGATTCAGATTGTCTGGGAATTCTTCGGTGGCATCTTGTACAACGGCGAGCGCTTCTTTCGGACGCCGATTGGCAGTTAAAAGTAGtgcgaataaatgtaaactGGACGCATGCTCAGCTCGTAGCGATAGGGCACTTGTGATGTGCAGCAGTGCTTCCGTGATGTTGTAATTTAACGCATGTTGACATGCGAGGTAATACTCTGCCAGGTGATCATTTGGATCCTGTAGCACTGCTCGCTCGAGTGCTTCGAATGCTAGCTTATTGTAACGATCCTTCTCGGAAACCAACGTCGAAGAGACTGCCACTTGTTGGAGACCAACTCCAACGTAAAGCTGAGCCCGTGAGCGTCTTAGCACCTTCACTTCTTTGCTCAGCGCTTCCTGCGCGAATGCCAACCCTTCCTTGATCTTGTCCAGATGTTCGTAGCACAATCTTGCAGCCATCAGACAACTCAAGGTGTCCTGTGGCTCCAGCTTGGAATACTCTTTCAGAGCACAAACCGCATGCTCGTGTCGTCCCATTGCAATCAGACAGGTGGCATACTGTTTCCACACATGGCTTTCTCCAAAGGCAAATTTCAGTGCCTTTTCCAGTGAATCGTGCAGCAAACCGACCTGGTTCCAACGAACCGTTGTCAGGGTCATTAAATCGTACACCGCTGTCGCATTACCCAACGAGTGCATTCTTGCCTCTCGGAACTCGGGACTCTGCGACAAGACGGCATCTCTCACGGCCAGCGCTTCCGCTATCAGCAGCAGTAAAATTGTTTCCTCGTGCTGATTCCGTGGAATAAACTGTTGTCTAGCTGCATATTTCCTCGGTTCCCATAGACGCTTCCCGGCGGAGCCCGCCCTGGTCGCATTAATATTAGTCGGTGGGGTATAAATTGTTCCGGACACACCTCTCAGCAGAACCTCCGCCAGTTGTCTGGTCAGAGTCAACCGTAGAGTTTGAGTCGCCTTGGTTTCAACCGCATTCAGCATCACCCGGTAGCGATCGATTGCATTTTGCAACTTCCCCGTCTTGATCAGCACAATGGGCGCCCGTTGCAATCCGGTTTCCAGCACGGCACTCATCCGGCGAACCTCGCCTTGATTGCCGCTATCTTGTCCCTGAAGATAAAGGATCCCCAAGTCGGCTGCTCGCTCGAAGCAAGTAATCATATCGGTTTCCTGTTCGGATTGCTTGAACTTCGAGGGCGCTTTGCCGCCTTTCTCCAAACACATCCCCTTAATGGCGTACGATTCAGCCAAAATCCGGATGCTACGACTGGAAAACCAAAcatcatatgaaaaaaaaaaaatcaaatctagTTACTATTTTTGTCTTACGGTGAAAGATGCTTCTCGGACAGCGCATTCAACTCGGCCAGGACAAAATTTTGCAACGACTCATCGTATTGTCCACAGGCGTAATATAATTTCGCCAGAAGCAGGTGAGCGTCCAATGCTATTCCAGCCTTTTTTCCACTATCCCCTATCACCGAGTTCAGATAGCGCTTCGCATCTGTCAGTCCCAGTTTAGCCTTGTGAAAATTGTCCTCCACTGGAGGATGCTCCTCCAGATAGCTCTCCAGTTTACCTTCCCCCATGAGGAAGTTTGCAAGACTTTCTTCAATTAGACAAACAAAAATCACACTTATGTaaacacgagaaaaaaaaattgttccttCTTTGAGTAAAATCAATATGACTCACCAACTTGTGGATAGCCAGACTTGAGTTCGTCTGCCAGCTCAATCACCCGATTCCATTTGCCCTCGCCCCGACACTGCTCGATCGTGGTCTCCAGTTTAGTGACCTGGTTCCGATTGCGTCCCGTCATTTTCAACGTGGTTCTACGCACCTAGCacgattgattgaatgaaacaattgggGTAATGTCTGCCCAGGCCTATCTGCACCCGATAATCAATTTTCCTATCCTACACTCTATGGACAAACACCCACTTGAAATTATGATTATAAAACACTCCCGTTCCTTCGCTTTTTTATACATTctctgttttgatttggttcttGTTGTTCGACTGTCAGACTGGCAGAGGGGTGTTTGATTTCATCTGGTCGTTTTAAATCATGGAGTCACAGGGTGGGGCATAAGTTACAAAATACGGTTATTCCAGAGCCCGAacaagtttataaattttacaatccgatcgaaatcgacttttgcattctgcaacCAGAATGAGatcgacttttgcattctgaaatccgccCGAGATTTAAACCCGTTGGACGTATTCAAAAGTGACAATAGGCCATATTAGACCACGCCCCACGTGGCTTGAGCGGGACGGGTTTACTTCTCGCCACGAttcagtagaaccccgattatccgcggaatagtctgacTAGCTCACCgcgctcaccgcgaataacgaaaatcgcggatgatgCTATAAAGGATTaaaaatgagttccaaacactaaagaaagatatttcagcatgaaaaccgCACCGCGGATTGTCCcctcgtggataatcgggggTCCACAGTATCTTgattcactcacattgcaccgtgccagcAGCATGTCTTCGGTGTGTTTTATGGAAATCGTCAATGTGTgtgtttgtatgaaaaaatgtcatttggttttgttttgaattattcCAGCAATGTTGAACGTATCTGGGTTAAAATCTCGacggtaaaaaaaattaaaaatttaaaaaagttttttcaaaatcataaaaaaataaaatcaaaatgagGGCATGCGTCTACATTTAGCAACCTTCCTCCTACATGCGTGCAGTTATAAATTATGTCACTACTGCATACAACCATATGCACGAGAGAAACAgagaagtacaaatatcgccggcgtgaagTGTCTTCGTTTGCATGCCAGCAACACGCCAAAACCTCGCTCACGGCACGTCAGAACATAGCCATATTGCCTTAAGGCGAAACAAACGTCGaaataattcatccgtattcgTGCAGCTATTTACGCTCTATCACATTAGGGCTAGGCCCAAATTGAGTCGCGTaaagcgcgagtaacttggctcGACCTAGCgcttgtttttgtggctaatgaaaacagataaaaGATGGCCAAGATGGTGCAGCGTTTGTAGGACGTGACTCACGTGACgttgtggctgaaccacagtttcttgTGCTGGTCGTGTCGGGTGTGGTGCTTGTGTTAGTGAACAATTATGTAGCGCCGTGAGTCTGACATCGTAGGGTTGTGGCACGTTACTTACACCAACCTACGACTCAATATTGCGCACCACCACGAGACGTGTGTAGCACATGTGAGCCGGTTAGTTCACGAGTGCTATACGCTTtgcaatttgcgcctagcctaacatgcccgaatgcagttttaaattgttgaaatgtgaatgcaaaatTTTACTTGGTGTTAAAACTCCTGCAGATTGCAGTCTTTTTGTCGGCTGATAGTCGATAGTGTAGTCGGGTTGGGCTGCTAGTGCTAAAACCGActcaactgaatcggtgtaatgtgcgcatatgcatacctctccgtactgattaacaCGTGAGCCCCGTGTCGGTTCCTAGGGACTGAcctttgagtttttcattccTATAAGTTTATTATCTCATGTAATAAACTTATAGAAAAATTGATTCACAACGCTTAGTTAAAAAAAACCCATatagcatgaaaaataacaGCATACATTCCATTCCGTACGCGGACTATTTTCCAAACGCTCATTTCCATTTGTCAAGAATTAAATCTTTTCTTTGACATGTACTGACATGTGTTATTTTTTGGCTTCGACCAACAGACTTGGTGGAAGCGAGTCAATGACAGAAAGTCATATTGATTGTTCTCGAAAAACTATGATTTACATCAAATGCACGCTCTGCCTCTTAAACCCATATAAACtcaaacggttttatgatcGCACACGTCTATCAATGCGTGAATTCGTTACCGGGAAAAATCACCGCAGTAAACAACTTCAACAGAAACAaacgcttagaaaaagtgtagtaagctagaaatattgtggcgtgggaaaaacatcatgtgtataaatgcctcacatttttattgtaaatttattctctcgttttcgttttccgaaaattattctGTGGTCAAGGTATtttggggacgaagtccccatttcacgaggataaggaatcgaggcggcccaagcGACATATTCAGGAAGCgacggtgtctcgcacgcaaacctgagttccactgattgcccgattaatttgaaacataggatacgatccttaaGCAATGTCCGGCCGAGCTTTAGCGAAcatcggacggcatacgtttgctcGGTGAATTTTTGTTCTgaaataccgcgccacaatatttctagcctactacactttttctgagtggTTGTTTCTATTGCAGTAGTTCTCTgcagcgatttattccgggaacctaaTTCTCAATATTTACGACACAACAACCACATGATGATCTAGCCTTCTATGTTTGAATATATTTCATTTCCGTACTAACATTATCTGTAACACACTAATATAAACGCCAGCAGTTGAAAACCATAAGGAATTTTGCGCACCTTAATTGGGAATAAACAAAGAAGTACGTATAATTAATAAGTCGAACGACAGGAGTACGCCATCTCTCACCATCAAATACCTCACCATCTCTCTAGGTATTTCTCCTGAAGCCTCCTTGTTCTATTTTTATAAGTTCAGAATTATCAACTATGGGTGATTCTGAGCGACTCTCTCTTTTTGTAAAATTAAATGTACCGTTACCCTAGGTTTAAACCGTAGAAGAGGATGTTTGGCGAAAAGTCATCGGTCAATTTTCATGCAAAGGatagtttcaaaaatatttgtttaattTCACATGATCTGGCCGTTGATCAGAACAGACTACCAGGCAAACATTAATTGCCAATTAGAATGATTGAATGTATCCAGCATCCAAAAATCCCAATATATTCGCTGACACAAGAGGAAATGGTGATGCTATAATTGGGAAAAAATATCGTATggaatctgtctatcaaacaaatcgCCTCCGTGGGCATCCACCATTACGAGGGAGTCAcctttctcattgccaggaattgagaaGAGTTCTATACGAGAGTTTTCGAAACCAATTGCTGTCAGTCCAACAAAATAAACAGTTTTAAGTTTCAAAATAAGAAGTTTCTGCAGCTTACGGAAGGCGTATGAATATATTGTAGTGAAAAATTCCCACGGGATTGTGTGTTTAGCCTAAGAAAGTTCCCAAAGTCGGCTCAGAAGAGGTGTTATTTCTGCCAGAAGAATGCTGAAGAGGCGTGCTCTAGAATAGGCACAATAGTTCTTTTCTAAaacgttatgagatctcccgaaTGAAATCATGTGCCGCAAATCGAGTGGAGAAAATTAACCGTCTAACTTTATGTGGATGTTCCAAGTGTATATTGAATCAAACCAGAAACCCAAGGTATTTTAAATTCAATGACTGGCTATTGTTTCTGCCAAAAAGTTTAAGTTATAATTGGGCTGAGAATCGACAATGCAAGTCAACAAGACAAGTCAACTatcaacaaattgtacaagaagtcaataaaatttcaagattAACATGATATAATTGTAACGTTAATGTATAATTTGTGAAAATACGTCCCACTTGATTATcatatatttttattcgttCTACTTCATGATACATAAGAAACTATTTCATACTACAATTTGTCAAAAGCAAAACGTATTCCAAAAAATGACACATTAATATATTTCGTATCATTTTagaataagaaaaattgacatttttcattataaGCCCAAATATAATTGAGGTAAATGTTTTCAGGTTTTCTATGTTAACATgccactgaaaaagtttaacaaGGATACGCCCATTTCATATGTCGCACCATCTCCTCTTTACGATCATCAAATACATTTTCGCCACACTGCTGGGGAGTACTTTTCTTAGACCTCCTCTAAGCAAAAACTTGACTCCATCCAAATTCACCTAATTTTCAACAAATCCGTTACAACCTGTCCTGTTTCACATTTGCTATCTTCCCGCCTCACTTTGAATCTACTACATTTGATCACATATGCACTAATTGGTCTAAATATCCACTTTTTTATGGCCAAACGATCCCAAACCAGCCATTTTTATCTCCGCACCTGTGGGCCCAGTGGTTTGCTGTCTGTCAAACAGGGCCAGCATTTCGAGTGTCTCCATGCAAAACTTCACACCTAGCTTCACAGCGCTGAGTAAAATTCGCTCTCGCCTGCACCCGATCATCAGTTCGTGCCAAGAGTTGGAAGCGTATAGTTGGTCTGCGTTCGGATTCCCCCTAATTTCGGTGAATTTTCAGTGCTATTAAGCGGAAAAGTGAGTGATTTGCATGCAAAAGCAGTGCGGAAAACGTGTACTAGTATCATCCAGTGGGTGGACTTTGAGCCGTGGTTGGGCGATTTTTGAATTCGTGACACGCCGTGCTAAATCACTACGACCGTTGGGGAGGAACACAAGCAGCGCCAAAGCGCACACTGCACTCCAATCATCGTGGAGTGAGTGAGCGAACGAGCGAGGATTCCTCGATCCGGTCGAAGTGTGGACGGGAGAGAACGAAGGAGCGAAGACGAAAAGAAGGTCTTGCTTTTCCACACCGTGTGGTGCTGCGCTTCTGCTTCTTGTTTTGCTCTGTGGTTGAAGGGGGAGAGCGAAAATTCTGCATATGCaatagtagcagcagcagcaataacAACAAAGCACAATAACACAAGCGAAAGCGCGaacgagagggagagagaaagagcgaTGTGAAGCGATTCATCTTTTATACGTTTTTCTAatcaacaaagtttttttttgttttgtccaGAGTGAGCAACGCGAGAGAAACAGGTTCGTGTACtgtgtttgtttatcttttttttggGGATAAGCACTGTGGGTCTCTCGGAAGTGCATGTGGTcggtaaataaaatatttttttccgtatcagtaaatagttttgttcttggattttaatttggtttaatggtttaattt
The Toxorhynchites rutilus septentrionalis strain SRP chromosome 2, ASM2978413v1, whole genome shotgun sequence genome window above contains:
- the LOC129767215 gene encoding tetratricopeptide repeat protein 7B, giving the protein MTGRNRNQVTKLETTIEQCRGEGKWNRVIELADELKSGYPQVESLANFLMGEGKLESYLEEHPPVEDNFHKAKLGLTDAKRYLNSVIGDSGKKAGIALDAHLLLAKLYYACGQYDESLQNFVLAELNALSEKHLSPRSIRILAESYAIKGMCLEKGGKAPSKFKQSEQETDMITCFERAADLGILYLQGQDSGNQGEVRRMSAVLETGLQRAPIVLIKTGKLQNAIDRYRVMLNAVETKATQTLRLTLTRQLAEVLLRGVSGTIYTPPTNINATRAGSAGKRLWEPRKYAARQQFIPRNQHEETILLLLIAEALAVRDAVLSQSPEFREARMHSLGNATAVYDLMTLTTVRWNQVGLLHDSLEKALKFAFGESHVWKQYATCLIAMGRHEHAVCALKEYSKLEPQDTLSCLMAARLCYEHLDKIKEGLAFAQEALSKEVKVLRRSRAQLYVGVGLQQVAVSSTLVSEKDRYNKLAFEALERAVLQDPNDHLAEYYLACQHALNYNITEALLHITSALSLRAEHASSLHLFALLLTANRRPKEALAVVQDATEEFPDNLNLLHVKAHLELYLKDVETALETVQQMLCIWREVYEVQLANAGSGTEHEHEKQSDTRSVLQMQSSQMSDKDSNSIHAASLAASRIEHALSEAASSLSSFSPRPGPQKAWIIQFKIWLLLADVYLTIEQPNEAINCIHEANLINPVSHQVMYMRGQIHIHQQQWAEAKQCFLNAVSANPYHTEALRALGESHLTLGEPRLAEKTLKDAARIDPNCPKIWFLLGRVMESIGDYTASADCMATALQLEPSCPVLPFTSIALVFE